In Candidatus Reconcilbacillus cellulovorans, the following proteins share a genomic window:
- a CDS encoding AraC family transcriptional regulator: MLTPGELAARLNRMVFSILLVGHRKCEPDWRQAAHRIKHHSFWLIVRGKGTFSINGTVYPAEPGKLFFFLPGMNVERSADPEHPLEYYFLRFRYAEAYEDKEQWIYRGADETPFPLAGMYAVQNAPQLIYLMEQLDALWKKRGHLIALRRKILLYEFFFELIQDFRAQQAAGDTTAAIERTQDYMIQHYQEPLKLEQLAQMAGLSVSHYSRMFKKYVGYSPIEYLTHLRIDRAKELLALSDYRLKAIARSVGYEDEFYFSRIFKKIAGVPPREYARRYRHDGLPGGQNGPAT; the protein is encoded by the coding sequence ATGCTTACTCCCGGCGAACTCGCCGCTCGTCTGAATCGAATGGTGTTTTCGATTCTGCTCGTCGGCCACCGCAAGTGCGAGCCGGACTGGCGCCAAGCGGCGCACCGCATCAAACACCATTCGTTCTGGCTGATCGTCAGGGGCAAAGGGACGTTTTCGATCAACGGCACGGTCTACCCCGCCGAACCGGGAAAACTGTTTTTCTTCCTTCCCGGCATGAACGTCGAACGGAGCGCCGATCCTGAACATCCGTTGGAATACTATTTCTTGCGGTTCCGGTATGCGGAAGCGTACGAGGACAAAGAACAGTGGATTTATCGCGGAGCGGACGAAACGCCGTTTCCGCTGGCCGGCATGTATGCCGTGCAAAACGCCCCCCAGCTCATTTACCTGATGGAACAACTCGACGCGCTTTGGAAAAAGCGCGGGCACCTGATTGCCCTCCGGCGAAAAATTTTACTCTATGAATTTTTTTTCGAGTTAATTCAGGATTTCCGAGCCCAGCAGGCAGCAGGCGACACGACCGCCGCCATCGAGCGGACTCAGGACTACATGATCCAGCACTATCAGGAACCGTTGAAACTCGAACAGCTCGCGCAAATGGCGGGTTTAAGCGTCAGCCACTACTCGCGCATGTTTAAGAAATACGTCGGCTACAGCCCGATCGAATATTTGACCCACCTGCGCATCGACCGGGCGAAAGAACTGCTCGCGCTTTCCGACTACCGGCTTAAAGCGATCGCCCGCAGCGTCGGATACGAAGACGAATTTTACTTTAGCCGCATCTTCAAAAAAATCGCCGGGGTCCCGCCGCGCGAATACGCCCGGCGTTACCGCCACGACGGTTTGCCGGGCGGGCAGAACGGTCCGGCGACGTGA
- a CDS encoding adenosylmethionine--8-amino-7-oxononanoate transaminase — MNVQDKARYLELDRRTVWHPFTQMKDYETLDHVLIERADGVFLYDADGNRYYDTISSWWVNVHGHRHPRIMRAIGDLLERMDHVQFSGLTHPAAIDLAAELLAVAPPGLTKVFYSDDGSTAVEVALKMSFQYWRHVGRPEKTVFVCLENGYHGDTIGAVSVGGVDLFHAAFRPLLFETIRVPSPNPWKTPDPSPDAIADAARATVDAVADVLERSAGRIAGLIFEPMVQAAGGMIIYPADVVRALRELTARHGVHLIADEIAVGFGRTGRMWGVDHAGVSPDLMCVSKGLTAGVLPLAATLATEEIYRAFYDDYETMKTFFHGHSFTANPIAAAAALENVRMFREEPVLERARATAETLAAALERLRRRPHVASVRHLGMIAAFDLYRDKTTGERFDFRERAGFRVYLEGLKEGLILRPLGDTLYYWLPLCTTPEQAEDIVLRTERTLETLGL; from the coding sequence ATGAACGTCCAAGACAAAGCGCGTTACCTGGAGCTTGACCGCCGCACGGTCTGGCATCCTTTTACCCAAATGAAAGATTATGAAACGCTCGACCACGTGCTGATCGAGCGGGCGGATGGCGTATTTCTGTACGACGCCGACGGCAATCGTTATTACGACACGATCTCGTCGTGGTGGGTCAACGTCCACGGCCACCGCCATCCGCGCATCATGCGCGCGATCGGCGACTTGCTCGAGCGGATGGATCATGTCCAGTTCAGCGGCCTGACCCACCCCGCGGCGATCGACCTTGCCGCCGAACTGCTCGCCGTCGCGCCGCCGGGGCTGACGAAAGTGTTCTACTCCGACGACGGCTCGACGGCGGTCGAAGTCGCGCTCAAAATGTCGTTTCAGTATTGGCGGCACGTCGGCCGTCCCGAAAAAACGGTTTTCGTCTGTCTTGAAAACGGCTACCATGGCGATACGATCGGCGCGGTCAGCGTCGGCGGCGTCGATCTGTTCCATGCGGCGTTTCGACCGCTGTTGTTCGAGACAATCAGAGTTCCGTCGCCGAATCCCTGGAAAACGCCCGATCCGTCGCCCGACGCCATCGCCGATGCGGCGCGCGCGACCGTCGACGCCGTCGCGGACGTGCTGGAACGGTCCGCCGGCCGGATCGCCGGGCTGATTTTCGAGCCGATGGTACAGGCTGCCGGCGGCATGATCATCTATCCCGCCGACGTCGTTCGCGCGCTGCGCGAACTGACGGCCCGCCACGGCGTTCACCTGATCGCCGACGAAATCGCCGTCGGCTTCGGCCGCACCGGCCGAATGTGGGGCGTCGATCACGCCGGCGTCTCGCCCGACTTGATGTGCGTCTCGAAAGGGCTGACCGCAGGCGTCTTACCGCTGGCCGCCACGCTGGCAACAGAAGAGATTTATCGCGCTTTTTACGACGATTACGAGACGATGAAGACGTTCTTCCACGGCCACAGCTTCACCGCGAATCCGATCGCCGCCGCCGCCGCATTGGAAAACGTGCGGATGTTCCGGGAAGAACCAGTGCTAGAACGCGCGCGCGCAACCGCCGAGACGCTCGCCGCCGCACTGGAGCGCCTGCGCCGTCGACCGCACGTCGCGAGCGTCCGACATCTCGGCATGATCGCAGCTTTCGACCTGTATCGCGACAAAACGACCGGCGAGCGTTTCGACTTCCGCGAGCGCGCCGGATTCCGCGTCTACCTCGAAGGACTGAAGGAAGGGCTGATCCTGCGCCCGCTCGGCGACACGCTATACTATTGGCTGCCGCTCTGCACGACACCGGAGCAGGCGGAAGACATCGTCCTCCGCACCGAGCGGACGTTGGAAACTCTGGGTCTATAA